The DNA segment AAATCAGGATCAATATTGTTGGAGAAGGAAAGACTAAAAACTTTCAATCCGCTAAAGACGGATAAAACCACGAACAAAGCCATCGCGCCAACAATGATTCCCATACTGGCGATGCGATTGATGATATTGATAGCGTTGTTTTTGCTGCTGCTAAAAATATATCGTTTGGCTATGTAAAGAGGGAAATTCAAATTTTATTGAAATCTACGTTTGTCTAAAAGATCACGGTTTTCAATTGGATTTTCTTTATTTGACAAAGCGTTGTCAATTTTTTCGATATAATCTAATGAGTCATCTATAAAGAACACCAAATTGGGAACTTTTCGTAATTGCAAGCGCACTCTTTGCGATAAATCATGTTTGATTAATTTAGAATTAGCTTTTATTCCCACTAAAGTTTCCTGTGCTTTCTCTTGAGGGAATATGCTTAAATGCACCGTTGCCACAGATAAATCTGTAGTTACGCTAACCTTGGATACTGAAATTATCAAATTGCTAACTCCATTTTTTCTCACTTCACCTTGCAGGATGTCTACCAAATCTTTTTGGATGACACCACCTATTTTTTTCTGTCTATTTGTTTCCATTGTGCAAAAATACAATTTTTTTAAACCCACAAAGGTTCAAATCCACAAAGTTTAGTTCCTGTAAACAAATATATCTTATTTAAAGCTATGTTGATAGCGATTTTGAAACCTTATTTTATTTACTTTTACATATTGTTTTGGGTATTTGGCTTCGCATTAAAATAGGTGGATTATGAAAAAAATTGAACATATAGGAATTGCGGTCATTGATTTGGAAGAGGCTTCAATTGTGTATGAAAAACTATTCGGCTCAGCAGCTTATAAACGCGAGGAAGTTGTCAATGAGGGTGTGAAAACTGCTTTTTTCAAGAATGGACCAAACAAAATAGAACTCCTTGAAGCTACAAATGCTGAAAGTCCTATTGCAAAATTCATTGCAAAAAAAGGAGAAGGGATTCATCATATTGCTTTTGAAGTTGATGACATTGTGTCTGAAATTGCCCGGTTGAAAAAAGAAGGGTTTATAGTTTTGAATGAAACACCCAAAAAAGGGGCTGATAATAAGTTGGTCGTTTTTTTACACCCAAAAAGCACCAACGGTGTTTTGATAGAATTGTGCCAAGAAATTTATTGATTCCTTTTCATAAATAGATATTGTCGAAGGAAACTAATAATCAGAGGATTCGGTTTTAAGTAAATGCATTAATGCGGTTAAATGAAAATCTATTTCAAAAATAGTTGCAAAAAATATAAAATAGTAGTAGTTTTGCAACCGCAATAACGGTCCTATAGCTCATTCGGTTAGAGCAACTGACTCATAATCAGTAGGTGCTTGGTTCGATTCCAAGTGGGACCACTTAAAAAACCCTTCAGATTTATTGATTTGTAGGGTTTTTTTGTGACTTGCGTTAGCCAATGCGTTTTATCGATAAAAAATGCGTTTTAGTCGATAAAAAAATTGTTTCCCAGTAAAATATAAATAACTTTGTTACGTTATTGAGAGTTTTTTTGACTTTTAATTAAACAAAAACTCGCTATTTTGTTATTTCTTTCAATAAAAATGAAAACTATTGTGTATAGGTTTTTTATTTTAAGTGTCACCCTTTTCGGAGTGATGTGTGCTTTTGCGTCACCATCTCCTCCAATGCCGGGAGCAAAAAAACTGCCGCCGCCACCGGGATTGCCTATTGACGAAAATATTTACATTTTGTTGATAATGGCAATACTGTTTGGAGTATATATAATTTTTAGATTTCAATCAAAAACAAAGGCTCCGAGGTAGAAATCGGAGCCTTTGTTTTTAATTAGAATTGTTTTCTATTTATTGGCATACAATTTGGAAACATATTTGCCAATCACGTCAAATTCAAGATTTACTTTTGTTCCTTCTTTGAAGTTTTTAAAATTAGTGTGCTCAAAAGTATACGGAATGATGGCAACGCTAAATGTGTTTTTACCCGAATCAACCACGGTCAAACTCACGCCGTTTACGGTAATCGATCCTTTTTCGATGGTTATGTTTTGGAGCGATTCGTCATATTCGAAAGTATAATACCAACTTCCATTGGTTTCTTTTGCAACAATGCAATTTCCTATTTGATCGACGTGTCCTTGAACGATGTGACCGTCTAGCCTGTCTCCAAGTTTCATTGCTCTTTCAAGATTTACGAGGTCTCCAGTTTGCCAATGCGAAATATTTGTCTTTTTGATGGTTTCTCCAATGGCGGTTACCGTATAAAGATTTTTGTGAATGGCTACCACGGTCATGCAAATCCCGTTATGGGCAACACTTTGGTCTATTTGAAGTTCATCGGTAATGGAGGAAGCTATTGTGATATGGACGTTGTCTTTGTCTTTTTTGATTTCTTGGACTGTGCCAAGGGTTTCTATGATTCCTGTAAACATTTCTTATTTTATTTTACTAAATTTGCACTTCAAAATTAGCAATAAATAAGTGATGTCATGGTAAAAAAAGCAGAAAATATAATCGTCGGAATTTCAATAGGAGATTTAAACGGTATTGGAAGCGAAGTTATTCTAAAAACATTTGAAGATTCTCGAATGTTGGAATTATGTACACCGGTTATTTTTGCCAATGTAAAAATTCTTTCGTTTGTAAAAAAGAGCTTCGAATCCACGTCGATGCTTCAAGGAATTGATAGATTGGATCAAATAGTTTTGGGCAAAATCAACGTTTTGAATGTTTGGCAAGAAGGTGTGGAAATCAATTTTGGCGTAAACGACGAAAAAGTTGGAAAATATGCCGTAAAATCATTTATTGCGGCAACAAAAGCTTTGAAAGAAGGGCTTATAGATGTATTGGTAACTGCTCCAATAAACAAGTACAACATTCAATCGGAATCTTTTAAATTTCCAGGGCATACTGATTATTTGGATCAAGAGTTGGAAGGAAATGCCTTGATGTTGATGGTTCAAGATAATTTGAGGGTAGGGTTGTTGACGGATCATATTCCTTTAAACGAGGTTGCGTCACATCTTACGGAAGAATTGATCGTTAAAAAAATAGAAACAATAAAACAAACATTGATACAGGATTTTAGCGTCAACAAACCGAAAATTGCAGTTTTGGGGTTGAATCCGCATTGTGGAGATGGTGGAGTTATTGGCAAAGAAGAAGATGTGATTTTAAAGCCAACGTTGAAGAAAATATTCGAAAAAGGTACATTGGTATTTGGGCCTTTTGCTGCCGATGGTTTTTTTGGAAGCAATCAGTACGAAAAATATGATGCTATTATTGCAACTTATCATGATCAAGGATTGATCCCTTTCAAAACGTTGTCGTTTGGCAAAGGAGTGAATTATACGGCAGGTTTAAATAGAATAAGAACTTCGCCAGATCACGGTACTGCTTATGACATAGCAGGGAAGGGTATTGCCGATTATAATTCGTTCAAAGAGGCTGTTTATCTTGCCATTGATGTCTATCATTCGAGAAATCAATATGCAGAAATCAGCCAGAAACCCCTAAAAACAAAAGAAAAATAGATATAAACAAAAAAAGGCAAATAAGATTATTAGGTTTACAATAATTTTATATCTTTGCACTCCCGAAGTTTAGGGCAAATTGTTGTTGAAATGAACAAGATAAAAGAATTTTTAATTCCTTTTATAGGATTAAAGCTAGGAAAACATCATTTTGAATACCAAATAAGTAATGCGTTCTTTGAAATCTTTGATTATCACGAGTTTAATAATTCGAATATCAAAGTAAATGTAGTTTTAGAGAAAAAAAGCACGATGTTGGAGTTGGCTTTCAAGCACAAAGGAACGGTTAATGTTCCTTGCGATATGACAAATGAAGAATTTGATTTGCCGATAAAAGGCAATATGAAATTGATTGTTCGTTTTGGTGAAGCATTCAATAATGACAACGAAGAGTTGCTTATTTTGCCACATGGAGAATATCAAGTAGATATTGCGCAATATATATATGAAATGATTGTGCTTTCGGTTCCTCTAAGACGAATTCATCCAGGAGTCAAAGACGGAAGTTTAAATACGGAAGCCTTGACAAAACTGAAAGAATTAACAGTAAAAGAACTGAAAAAGGAGAGTAAAGAAGAACAAAAAGAAGAAAATATTGACCCTCGTTGGGACAAATTAAAGCAACTATTAACGGATAAATAATATAGTAAAATGGCGCATCCTAAGAGAAAAATCTCGAAAACAAGAAGAGATAAAAGAAGAACACATTATAAAGCTACCGTAGCGCAAATCGCTACTTGCCCAATCACTGGTGAAGCACACTTATACCACAGAGCTTACTGGCATGAAGGTAAAATGTATTACAGAGGGCAAGTTGTTATAGATAAATCTGTAGCGGTTGCTTAATATGTTTTTGTAAATGATATTTAAACTCTCACAATGTGAGAGTTTTTTTGTTGTTTATAATTTTCGTTAAATAAGAGCAATTAAAACGATAGGGATTAGATTTTTTTTGTAATTTTCGAGTCCTTTAGAAATTTTTCAAATGGCAGCATTTGGTAAGAAATAACAGAGTATAATGAATAATATCACAGCCGCAATCACAGCTGTTGGAGCTTATGTTCCAGACTACGTGCTTACAAACAAGATTCTCGAAACATTGGTTGACACAAATGATGAGTGGATTACCTCGCGCACGGGAATAAAAGAGAGAAGAATTCTAAAAGACGATACTAAAGGAACTTCATTTTTGGCTATAAAAGCAGCTCAAGATTTAATAGCCAAAGCTAATATCGATCCCCTAGAGATTGATATGGTTATATTGGCAACTGCAACTCCGGATATGCTTGTAGCTTCAACGGGAGTACATGTGGCTACAGAAATTGGTGCTACAAATGCTTTTGCCTATGATTTACAGGCGGCTTGTTCAAGTTTTTTATTCGGAATGTCCACTGCTGCTGCATATATTCAATCCGGAAGATATAAAAAAGTATTGTTAATTGGTGCTGATAAAATGTCATCCATTGTAGATTATACGGATCGTACAACTTGTATTATTTTTGGTGATGGAGCTGGTGCAGTATTGTTTGAGCCCAATTATGAAGGATTAGGTTTACAGGATGAATACTTAAGAGGTGATAGCATTGGACGTGATTTTCTTAAAATTGATGCTGGTGGTTCATTGAATCCTGCAACAATTAAAACTGTTGAAGAAGGAAGGCATAATATCAAGCAAGATGGAAAAACTGTTTTTAAATATGCAGTGACCAATATGGCCGATGCGAGTGAAAAGATTTTGGAAAGAAATAATTTGACCAATGCAGACGTAGATTGGTTGGTTCCTCATCAAGCAAACAAGCGTATCATTGATGCCACGGCAAGCCGAATGAATTTGGAAGATTCAAAAGTGTTGATGAACATAGAAAAATACGGAAATACAACATCGGCAACTTTGCCATTAGTGCTTAACGATTTTGAAAGCCTATTCAAAAAAGGAGATACCATTATTTTGGCAGCTTTTGGAGGCGGATTTACTTGGGGATCTGTTTACCTAAAATGGGCATACGATAAAAAATAAATTTAAACTAAAAACACAAATAATCATGGATTTAAAAGAAATTCAAAATCTAATCAAATTTGTAGCAAACTCAGGAGTTGCTGAAGTTAAATTAGAGATGGACGATGTTAAAATCACCATTAGAACAACCTTGGAAGGAAACGTGTCTGAAGCTACTTATATTCAACAAATTCCAGCTCAACCAGCTCTTCAACCAGTATTGGCCCAACAAATTGCTCCAGTGGCTCCAACTCCGGCTGCGCCAGCGGTAGAGAATTCTAATTACATCACTATTAAATCTCCAATTATTGGAACTTTCTATAGAAAACCATCTCCAGACAAACCCATGTTTGTTGAAGTAGGTAGCACAATTGCCAAAGGAGACGTGCTTTGTGTAATCGAGGCAATGAAATTATTTAACGAAATCGAATCTGAAGTATCCGGTAAAATCGTTAAAATATTGGTGGACGACATGTCGCCAGTAGAATATGACCAACCATTATTTTTAGTAGATCCGTCATAAATTTAAGATTTTAGATTACAGATTTTAGATTGCAGATTTGAACCTTAGATTCCAATCAATTGCATTCTTGACTTCTAACTTCTAACTTCTAACTTCTAACTTTTAAAAGATGTTTAAAAAAATACTAATAGCCAATAGAGGAGAAATTGCCCTTCGCATCATTAGAACATGCAAAGAAATGGGTATCAAGACGGTAGCTGTTTATTCTACTGCCGATGCCGAAAGTTTGCACGTGAAGTTTGCGGATGAAGCAGTTTGCATTGGGCCGCCTCCAAGCAACTTGTCCTATTTGAAAATGTCAAATATCATTGCCGCTGCCGAAATCACCAATGCAGATGCAATACATCCAGGATATGGATTTCTTTCCGAAAATTCAAAATTTTCAAAAATATGTCAAGAACATAGAATCAAATTCATCGGGGCATCTCCAGAAATGATTGATAGAATGGGAGACAAAGCTTCAGCAAAAGCTACAATGAAAGCCGCTGGAGTTCCATGTGTTCCGGGTTCTGACGGATTGTTGGAATCTTTTGAACAAACCCAAAAACTGGCCAAAGAAATGGGCTATCCAGTAATGCTGAAAGCAACTGCCGGTGGTGGTGGAAAAGGAATGCGTGCCGTTTGGAAAGAAGAAGAATTGCTAAAAGCATGGGAAGGTGCACGTCAAGAATCGGCGGCAGCTTTCGGAAATGACGGGATGTATTTGGAGAAACTTATTGAAGAACCAAGACATATTGAAATTCAAATCGTGGGAGATTCTTACGGTAAAGCATGTCACCTTTCTGAAAGAGATTGTTCCGTGCAACGTCGTCATCAAAAATTGACCGAGGAAACTCCTTCGCCATTCATGACGGACGAATTGCGTAAAAAAATGGGATTGGCGGCCGTGAAAGCTGCCGAATATATCAAGTATGAAGGTGCAGGAACGGTAGAATTTTTGGTAGACAAACACCGTAATTTCTACTTTATGGAAATGAATACCCGTATTCAAGTAGAACACCCAATTACCGAGCAAGTTATTGATTACGATTTAATTCGCGAGCAAATTATGGTTGCTGCCGGAATTCCAATTTCGGGCAAGAATTATTTGCCACAATTGCACGCCATCGAATGCCGTATCAATGCCGAAGATCCTTACAATGATTTTAGACCTTCACCGGGAAAAATCACGACGCTTCATATGCCGGGTGGTCACGGAGTTCGATTGGATACTCACGTTTACTCAGGTTACACGATTCCGCCAAATTACGATTCGATGATTGCCAAATTGATTACGACAGCACAAACACGTGAAGAAGCCATCAGCAAAATGAGAAGAGCTTTGGATGAATTCGTGATTGAAGGAATCAAGACAACCATTCCTTTCCACAGACAGTTGATGGATGATCCGCGTTACATCGCCGGAGATTACACCACGGCTTTTATGGATACTTTTAAAATGAATGATCCAGAATAAAAACTAGATTTTATTTATATAAAAAATCCCGTCAAAATATTTTGACGGGATTTTTAGTTTTATGAAATATTCGAACTTGTTACAAAGTTTCTTTTAGCCATTTGAAAAATTCTCTTTGCCAAACTATGGCGTTTTGAGGTTTTAAAACCCAATGATTTTCTTCCGGGAAATACAGGAATCTGCTTTTTATTCCGAGCATTTGTGCCGCTTGAAAAGCTTCTTGCGCTTGTCCAATAGGAACCCTGAAATCATTTCCACCTTGAATGATTAGTATGGGCTTGTTCCATTTTTCCACTCGGCTGGCAGGATTAAATGTGGTGTAGCCTTTTTGTGCCGCGGCATTGTCTTTTTCCCAATAAGCACCACCAAAATCCCAGTAGTTAAAGAAAACTTCTTCGGTCGTGCCAAACATGCTTTGGGTATTGAAAACCCCGTCGTGGGCAATAAATGTTTTGAATCTATTGTTGTGGATTCCAGCCAAATAAAATGCGGAATAACCTCCGAAACTGGCACCAACACATCCCAAACGGGTTTTGTCGACATATTTTTCTTTGGCTACATCATCAATGGCCGAAAGATAATCGTTCATAACTTGTCCGCCCCAATCTTTGCTGATTTGTTCGTTCCATTCCACACCGTGTCCCTGCATTCCGCGACGATTGGGAGCCACGACAATATAGCCTTGTGCAGCCATCAATTGGAAATTCCAACGGAAAGAATAAAATTGCGTCAAAGGAGATTGCGGTCCACCTTGGCAATAAAGTAATGTTGGGTATTTTTTTGAAGCATCAAAATTCGGAGGAAGAATAACCCAAACCAGCATTTTTTTGCCGTCGGTTGTGGTAACGTATCTTCTTTCGGTTTTGCTTAACGCCAATGATTTGTAGGTTTCCGTGTTTACATTAGACAACTGCTTCCAATTTTTGTTCTTTAAATTATAAGAAAAAATTTCAGCAGCGTGGTTCATGTCGGTTCGGTTCACGATGATGGTGTCTCCAGAAAAACCAACAATGCTAACCACGTCAAAATCACCATTTGTTAATTGAGTAACTACAGGTATTTTCTTGGTCAAACCCGGAAAATCTACTTCAAATAGCTGAAGTGTTCCGTCAATTGGTGCCACAAAATAGACTTTCTTACTGTCTTTGCTCCAAAGAAAATTTTCAACCGTTCCGTCCCAATGGGCAGTCAAATTGATGTTCATTCCTTTGAGACTAACAATAATGTCGTTTTTGTCGGCTTCATAACCGTCGCGTTTCATTTGCAACCAAGTCAAATTGCCTGTTGGAGAAAAAGCAGGATTGGTGTCGTAACCCAAGTTGCCTTCGGTTCTGTTGGTGGTTTCTCCTGTTTCTAAATGGTATTCGTAAATGTCAGTATTGGTACTGGTAGCATAAGCCGTTCCTGATTTTTTCTTGCAAACATATAAAATGCTTTTGCTGTCTGGCGACCAAATGTAATCTTCATCTCCGCCAAAAGGTTTTTGTGGACTATCGAAATTTTCGTCTTTCAAAATGTCAATTCCAACAGAACCTCCTTTGTTTTCTTTGTAAAAAACGTGATTGAATTTACCTTCATTCCATTTGTCCCAATGGCGATAATCCAATGCGTTATAGACTTGAACATTCGATTTTTCCAGTTCTGGATAAAAATCTTTTCCGTGTACTTTGTCGATTTTCACCTCTTCATTGTAAACAAGATATTTTCCGTCCGGGGAAACATTTTTGTCTTTCAATAACTCTTTGGTATCTGCCTCCTCTGTTGGAGTTCCACCATTTATGGGCAAGGAATAAAACTTGGAATTCGATTTATTTTCTTCAATAGAAGGAAAATCTACTTTATAAATTATGTTTTTTTCGTCTTTTGAAATCCCTAAAGTAGTTATTCTTCCTAATTTCCAGAGCAGTTCTGGCGACATCGTGTTTTGTGCCATTGCAGTTAAGTTTGTCATTATCAATGTTATAAATACTATCTTTTTCATTAAGTTATGGGGATTTATTATTTCTTAAAAATACAAATTCTAAATGTTTTACTAACGGTTGTTTTATGGTTAATTTTGAAAACGGAAATATTTTTTTATATTTATAAAAATTAGAAGATTTAATAGAATGGCGACAAAAATCACATCCAAAAAAACAAAGCAATCCGCAAAAAAAGACTCAGGAACTTTCAAGAGTAAACTAAGTCGGTTTTTATTCAAGGCATTGTTGTGGTTTCTTGGATTATCCATTTTTTCCGTGGTCTTTTTTAAGTTTGTACCCGTTCCATTCACGCCCTTGATGGTCATTCGAGCCATAGAAAATAAAATGGACGGCAAAGAAAATTATTTCAGCCACGATTGGGAACCCATTGAAAACATATCGGTTAATTTGCAAAAAGCTGTTATTGCAAGCGAAGACGGGACTTTTTTGACCCATAACGGTTTTGATTTTACGGCCATGCAAAAAGCCTACAAGAATAACTCAAGAGGCCGAAGAATAAAAGGAGGGAGCACCATTTCGCAACAAACGGCCAAAAATGTTTTTCTTTGGCAAGGAAGAAGTTATCTCCGTAAAGGTCTTGAAGCTTATTTCACGGTCTTGATAGAAGTGATTTGGGGAAAAGAACGCATTATGGAAGTCTATCTCAATAGCATAGAAATGGGGAATGGCGTTTATGGAGCCCAAGCCGCAACCCAGCATTGGTACAGGAAAGATGCCAAAAGCCTCACCAAAATGCAAGCCGCCGGAATTGCCGCCATTTTGCCCAATCCAAGAAAATATTCCGCCACAAGTTCTTCCTCTTATATCAATCGTAGAAAAGATAAAATTGTTCGCATAATGCGACATATCGGCAAGATTGAGTATCAAAAAAGATAAAAATAATTTGCAATTTGTGGTTGCCATTTTATTTTCAAATCAAAATTCAATCCGAATATTAGCCCATAAAAAATGCCTAAAATTTCTTTCAGGCATTTTTTTTAATCAGCAGTTATTGTTAAAGCTTCATTGTTATTCCAATACCGGGAGACATTCCAGAAACATTTCCGCCAGCAATTTCTACATAAACTCCCCATTTGTCATTCCAAAAATAACGTCCTCCAAATTGAAGACCAAGGTTAATGTCACTTTCATCATTGCCATTCTCGTCTCCGTTAAAAATGGAATATCCAGCATTCACGCCGCCATATACATCCCAAGCATCATCTGAAATGCCAAATAAATTATCAAAGTAATAGTTTCCTTTTACCCCTAAATTGATCCAATCCAAATCTAAGCTGGTTCCTACTCCAGGAGCAATAGTAATATCCTTATGGACAGGAATTTCATAATTAATACCCACAAGACCAAAGTTCAATTCTTTTCTGGCTTGTCCAAAAACATTTGCAAAATTCAACATTAATGCAAAAACAAATAATAAAGTGGTTTTTTTCATGATTTTTTTATTAAAAGGTTATACACAAATATAAGGGTATTTGTGTAATGAAAATAAGTTAAAACACACAAAATTTATTTAAATATTAAAAATAGTTGATAACAATAACGCAAGTCTTTATAAAATAAGTTTGCTTTTTTGGTTCAAATTACCTTTGCTGTTTAAATAATTTCTTTTAAATGGTAAAATTCAACCCAAGAACAATATTTCTTCCCATATTCGGAATGCCATCTGTTTTTAATCGGGAAAGATGTGCTGTATATTCTTTGTCCAATAAATTATTGCCATTCAAGTTGATGTCGAAAGTCGTTTTTCCTAATTTCACTTTTCCGCCTAAACCAAGATTCAAGAAAGTGTAGCCATTTGATTTTGTCTCGAAACCGCTTACATTTTTTTGATTAAAGGTTGTTGAAACATTTAAAGTGGCAAAGCCGTCTTCCAACCAGTTTTTAATCTTGAACTCGGTTCGAATGGTGTTGTTCCAGTTGTTTGCAGGAATTAACGGCAAGTAATCGCCATCTTGTTTTTTGCCGGTAACGGTTTCAAAACTGGTTTCATAATGCAACCAATCCAACGGATGTGGATGAAAATGAAGTCCTATTTCTCCACCAAATAATTTGGCGTCATTTTGAATATAATCGAAAATGGCGTTCTCGTCAATGATTTCCCCAGTTGGTGAAGTGTAAATATAATTGTTGATGTGGTTGTAAAATCCGTTGGCGAAAAACTCGACATGGCTGCTTTTGTATTCCAAATTAAGGTCTGTTTGTATGTTTTGCTCCGTTTTCAAATCGGGGTTTCCCACTTCATAGCGATTGGTTCCTTCGTGAACGCCGTTTGAAGTCAGTTCGGCCAAATTGGGTGCCCTGAATCCGGAAGCCAAATTCATTCGTAAAGCCAATTTTTTGGACAAATTTGTTTTGTAACCCAAAGAGGCATTAAAACTGTCATAAGATTTATCAAGTGCTCCAAACGAACCTTCTTCGCCCGGAGTTCCGTGTGCCGTTGTTGTTGTTTTTCTATTGTCGAAACGCAATCCCGCTTGCAATACATTCGATTTCCATTCGTAATTTCCGGTTCCGAAAAATCCGAAATCATTGGTTGTAGCATCGGGAATTAAATATTCTTCCCCCGAATTGGCATTGGTTTGATGCATTCCTTGAACACCAAGGATGGATTCGAATTTACCCATTTTTGGGAAATGGTATTTCGCATCGTAGTTGAATGTTTTCAATTTCATGTGCAAAACAGCAACATCGCTGTCTTCAAATTCGCTTCGGTCATTCGAGATATAACCCAAATCGACATCTAGTTTGGATTTTTGGAAAAAGAAAACGTTGTTCAAACTCAACAAATGATTGAAAACACCTTGTTTGGGATATTCCGTTTTTTTGTTGGTGGTTTGGTTTGCGATGCCTTCCTCTGGAATTCCTAAATCCAAATCATTGTAATTGTAACGAAAAATGCTTGAAAATTTCGAATTGCTGTAACCAATTCCAGTCTTGAAATCGGTTTCATTGTAACGGGTGTTGGTTACTCGGTCACCTTCCCCAGTTTTGTAATCGGAATGCGTGTTGTAGCTTCCGCGAGCCAAGAATTTCCAATTTTCGGTAGAAGTTTTCAATCCCAATGTTGAATTGCTTCCCAAAGTATTGGAGAATAATTTTTGGTTAAAATTAGCTTGAAAAGTATTTGCTGGAGCAAATTTCTCTGGATTAAAATATAAAACTCCGCCCAAAGCGTCCGAGCCATAAAGCAAGGAAGCCGGACCTTTTATGACTTCGACACTTTCAATTCCGGCATCGTTTAATCCCAAACCGTGCTCGTCGCCAAACTGCTGATTTTCGATTCGAACACCTTGTGAATAGACCAAAACGCGGTTGCCGCTCAACCCTCGAATGACGGGTTTACCAATGGAAGTTCCCGTCGAAACTTGTGAAACTCCCGGAATGGTGGCCAATCCTTCAATCAAGGTTGCAGTTCCTTTTTGTTGCAGTTCCTTGACGGTCGAATGTTCCACT comes from the Flavobacterium limnophilum genome and includes:
- a CDS encoding S9 family peptidase, which translates into the protein MKKIVFITLIMTNLTAMAQNTMSPELLWKLGRITTLGISKDEKNIIYKVDFPSIEENKSNSKFYSLPINGGTPTEEADTKELLKDKNVSPDGKYLVYNEEVKIDKVHGKDFYPELEKSNVQVYNALDYRHWDKWNEGKFNHVFYKENKGGSVGIDILKDENFDSPQKPFGGDEDYIWSPDSKSILYVCKKKSGTAYATSTNTDIYEYHLETGETTNRTEGNLGYDTNPAFSPTGNLTWLQMKRDGYEADKNDIIVSLKGMNINLTAHWDGTVENFLWSKDSKKVYFVAPIDGTLQLFEVDFPGLTKKIPVVTQLTNGDFDVVSIVGFSGDTIIVNRTDMNHAAEIFSYNLKNKNWKQLSNVNTETYKSLALSKTERRYVTTTDGKKMLVWVILPPNFDASKKYPTLLYCQGGPQSPLTQFYSFRWNFQLMAAQGYIVVAPNRRGMQGHGVEWNEQISKDWGGQVMNDYLSAIDDVAKEKYVDKTRLGCVGASFGGYSAFYLAGIHNNRFKTFIAHDGVFNTQSMFGTTEEVFFNYWDFGGAYWEKDNAAAQKGYTTFNPASRVEKWNKPILIIQGGNDFRVPIGQAQEAFQAAQMLGIKSRFLYFPEENHWVLKPQNAIVWQREFFKWLKETL
- the mtgA gene encoding monofunctional biosynthetic peptidoglycan transglycosylase, producing MATKITSKKTKQSAKKDSGTFKSKLSRFLFKALLWFLGLSIFSVVFFKFVPVPFTPLMVIRAIENKMDGKENYFSHDWEPIENISVNLQKAVIASEDGTFLTHNGFDFTAMQKAYKNNSRGRRIKGGSTISQQTAKNVFLWQGRSYLRKGLEAYFTVLIEVIWGKERIMEVYLNSIEMGNGVYGAQAATQHWYRKDAKSLTKMQAAGIAAILPNPRKYSATSSSSYINRRKDKIVRIMRHIGKIEYQKR
- a CDS encoding TonB-dependent receptor plug domain-containing protein, which encodes MKKFIFTLFVGFSAIIQAQEIKQDSLHKNKPFVLDEVIVSTAFNKIQSQNVMKVEHSTVKELQQKGTATLIEGLATIPGVSQVSTGTSIGKPVIRGLSGNRVLVYSQGVRIENQQFGDEHGLGLNDAGIESVEVIKGPASLLYGSDALGGVLYFNPEKFAPANTFQANFNQKLFSNTLGSNSTLGLKTSTENWKFLARGSYNTHSDYKTGEGDRVTNTRYNETDFKTGIGYSNSKFSSIFRYNYNDLDLGIPEEGIANQTTNKKTEYPKQGVFNHLLSLNNVFFFQKSKLDVDLGYISNDRSEFEDSDVAVLHMKLKTFNYDAKYHFPKMGKFESILGVQGMHQTNANSGEEYLIPDATTNDFGFFGTGNYEWKSNVLQAGLRFDNRKTTTTAHGTPGEEGSFGALDKSYDSFNASLGYKTNLSKKLALRMNLASGFRAPNLAELTSNGVHEGTNRYEVGNPDLKTEQNIQTDLNLEYKSSHVEFFANGFYNHINNYIYTSPTGEIIDENAIFDYIQNDAKLFGGEIGLHFHPHPLDWLHYETSFETVTGKKQDGDYLPLIPANNWNNTIRTEFKIKNWLEDGFATLNVSTTFNQKNVSGFETKSNGYTFLNLGLGGKVKLGKTTFDINLNGNNLLDKEYTAHLSRLKTDGIPNMGRNIVLGLNFTI